The genomic DNA CGGAACGCTTTCCAAAACTGTTTCGGTTTGTTGCCATTCACACCGGAACCCTTTTGAAAACTGTTCCGGTTTAGCTTTGATACACACCGGAACACTTTGTTGAATTGTTCCGGTTTTGATTTTTTcgtgatatttttttaatttttttaattttttttatttcagcaACATGCGTACATTAGGACCAGACGGGAGGCCTACTAGCCGACGCCGCCACCGCGATGAAGCTGGTCCCTCTACCCCACTACAAGAGCCACCACCGGAGCCACCACTGGAGCCACCCCAGGAGCCACCACAGCCAGCTGGATATCCTAGAGGACCTTCAGATCTATCATTACTTCTTCGATACTAGGACCATGTTGCTCGCCGTTTATGGTACGGACAGGtaagtaaaattaattaattaattttaaaaataattgattattatattttctaatgtgatttttttatttattttcaggaaagagGTACTAAAAAGGAGCTTTAAGTTGCAGGACATGGGACGAAGCTTCAGGAAAGAGTGCCTCAGATGCTCCCACCAGAGATGGAGGTTATCGTGAGTGGGTCAGGTCTGTCTTCTCTTCAGAGAACTAGCCTGACCAAGATAGACGTTAACCTTGTCTCAGCATTTGTGGAGAGGTGGCATATTGAGACAtcgtcatttcacatgccatttggTGAGATGACGATTACATTAGATGATGTTGCCAGTCTGCTGCATTTGCCTGTCGGGGGTATGTTCTGGTATCCTGAGGAGCATGTCAcagagaagatgactgttgatcTTGGCAGGCAGTACTTGGGAGTGGATAGGGATGTCATGGCTCATCATGTGCGTTCATGCAGGTGAGCTTATTATTCACTGCAGTGGTTGCATGATAGATTCGTGGAGTACCGTGCTGCTGGTAGCTGGGCTTTTGCGACCAGGGcatatttgatgatgttggtaggtTCTACTATTTTTGCAATATTTACTCTGGTCGAGGCCCGGTATTTGCTACTGTTTAGAGACCTACGTGTGCTTAGTTCCTACAGTTGGGCATCTGCTGCACTGGTCACTCTTTATCGGCACCTTGGGGATGCATCTATGTTTAGTTGCAAGCAGCTCGGTGGATATCCTACTCTGCTACaggtatttatgttatttttaattaattgtatgttaattcatatattgttatttatattctttaatatatatatatatatatatatatatatatatatatatatatatatatatatatatatatatatatatatattaatgtataTGATATAATTTATTTGGTAACAGTGTTGGATACATGAGTACTTTCCTACACTAGGAAGGAAAGGAGAAAACTGGCGCCCATCTGACAATCAAGGGCTTTCGCGGGCGATGAGATGGTCCTACAGGCAAGGAGCCATGAAGGTGGATGAGTTTAGACCGGTATTGGACCAGCTGGCACCTACAGACGTCATATGGCGCCCATTCGAGGATCATAGACATCATCGTGCTTTTAACGAGTTATCAACTCTGTACAGAGGTTTTCTTGTTTGGGGTGACTTACATGTGCCATACTTACCCGACAGGTGTCTTCGTCAGTTTGGTTATCACCAGTATATTCTGCCTGCACCTCCTGCTGATACGCTCAGCAATGATGACATTGCTGTGGAGTGGATTGCCTATTACCAGAGCGTGCCAGATGTGGTTAGAGATACCGAGTCAGTCAGATACCCTCATGAGACGGTTGATGGATATTTACAATGGTATTACCGCGTGTCGCATCCTCAGGTGGTGGCGCCCCCACCTCGTGCCCGTAGAGAGGTTACAGTTCCTGTGTTTGATGCAGGACCATCTGATCCGCATTGGGCTCATGCCTCCACATTGGTTCACCGTTATCTCCGGCAGGTAGAGGCGGAGGAGGAGGATGTAGCGTATGCTGATTTATTTGAGGTGTTACGCATCGCTCATGAGCATTGActattgtatattttattttatatgttatgCTATATTTTGGATTATGTTATGTGGTAGATTTTATTGTATACTTTGGTATGCCATAAAATATACAATAAAATCTACCACATAACATAATCCAAAATATACCATAACATATAACATAAAATATACAATAGTCAATGCTCATGAGCGATGCGTAACATCTCAAATAAATCAGCATACGCTACATCCTCCTCCTCTGCCTCTACCTGCCTGAGATAACGGTGAACCAATGTGGAGGCACGAGCCCAATCCGGATCAGCTGGTCCTGCATCAAAGACAGGAACTGTAATCTCTCTACGCGCACGAGGTGGGGCGCCACCACCTGAGGATGCGACACGCGGTAATACCACTGTAAATATCCATCAACCGTCTCATGAGGGTATCTGACTGGCTCGATATCTCTAACCACATCTGCCACGCTCTGGTAATAGGCAATCCACTCCACAGCAATGTCATCATTGCTGAGCGTATCAGCAGGAGGTGCAGGCGGAATATACTGGCGATAACCAAACTGACGAAGACACCTGTCGGGTAAGTATGGTACATGTAAGTCACCCCAAACAAGAAAATCTCTGTACAGAGATAGCTCGTTAAAAGCACGATGACGTCTATGATCCTCGAATGGGCGCCATATGACGTCTGTAGGTGTCAGCTGGTCCAATACCGGTCTAAACTCATCCACCTTCATGGCTCCTTGCCTGTAGGACCATCTCATCGCCCGCGGAAGCCCTTGATTGTCAGATGGGCGCCAGTTTTCTCCTTTTCCTTCCCAGTGTAGGAAAGTACTCATGTATCCAACACTGTTACCAAataaattatatcatatatatatatatatatatattaaagaatatgaattaacatacaattaattaaaaataacataaatacctGTAGCAGAGTAGGATATCCACCGAGCTGCTTGCAACTAAACATAGATGCATCCCCAAGGTGGCGATAAAGAGTGACCAGTGCAGCAGATGCCCAACTATAGGAACTAAGCGCACATGGGTCTCTAAACAGTAGCAAATACCGGGCCTCGACCAGAGTAAATGTCTTGTCCGCAAAAATAGTAGAACCTATCAACATCATCAGATATGCCCTGGTCGCAAAAGCCCAGCTACCAGCAGCACGATACTCCACGAATCTATCATACAACCACTGGAGTGAATAATAAGCTCCCCTGCATGAACGCACATGATGAGCCATGACATCCCTATCCACTCCTAAGTACTGGCTGCCAAGATCAACAGCCATCTCCTCTGTGACATGCTCCTCAGGATACCAGAACATACCCCTGAAAGGCAAATGCAACAGACTGGCAACATCATTTAATGTAATCGTCATCTCACCAAATGACATGTGAAATGACGATGTCTCAATATGCCACCTCTCCACAAATGCTGAGACAAGGTTAACGTCTATCTTGGTCAGGCTAGTTCTCTGAAGAGAAGACATACCTGACCCACTCACGATAACCTCCATCTCTGGTGGGAGCATCTGAGGCACTCTTTCTTGAAGCTTCGTCCCATGTCCTGCGACTTTAAGCTCCTTTTTAGGACctctttcctgaaaataaataaaaaaatcacattaaaaaatataataatgaattatttttaaaataaataaattaattttacttaCCTGTCCGTACCATAAACGGCGAGCAACATGGTCCTGGTATCGAACAAGTAATGATAGATCTGAAGGTCCTCGAGGATATCCAGCTGGCTGTGGTGGCTCTTGTAGTGGGTTAGAAGGACCAGCTTCTTCGCGGCGGCGTCGGCTAGTAGGCCTCCCGTCTGGTCCTAATGTACGCATGTtgctgaaataaaaaaaaattaaaaaaatatcacgAAAAAATCAAAACCGGAACAGTTCAACAAAGTGTTCCGGTGTGTATCCAAGCTAAACCGGAACAGTTTTCAAAAGGGTTCCGGTGTGAATGGCAACAAACCGGAACAGTTTTGGAAAGTGTTCCGGTGTGAAAGGCAACGAACCGGAACAGTTTTGGAAAGCGTTCCGGTGTGAAAGCGAATGATTCGGAACAGGTTTCGAATGCGTGTAAACCGGACGACTTACCAAATGTATTCCGGTTTGGTGGATTTGTGAACTGGAAGAGATTTCTGAAGCGTTCCGGTTTGTGTTTCGTAGAGAATGCAGAATGTTTTGCTTCACAACCAGTaaaaagttgaaaatgagaaaaaatTTACTTATTTATATGAGGGTAATTCCGTCCAAATTTTTTGAATGTAGGGGTACACGGGCAATTATAGGGGTAGGAAGTAAAATTTTCTAACCTGAGTTTGGTGAAAGATTAGCGGATATTAACTTTGGGCTAGGGAAGTAGCTTAAGCCcaacaaacaaacaagtattTACGAGTTTACAAACCTTCTTCTTGGACAATATTCCGTGTGACCTAATTTTTTGCAGGGCATGTAAGTCGGGTTTGTTAAAAATACTTCTATGAGTTTTATCACCTATTGGACCGTGTAGTGCTGGGATTCTATAGTGATATGATATTTTCTTAGTAAATGCATGTTAACCTTACCATCTGTACTCTGTAGTGGTATAGTGTTGCTTGCTTATTAAAGAGTTAATGAAATATATAGATACCAAGATGCCTACAGATTTGAATGATTGGTTGAAAAACTGAACATGAATTTTATATTTAGTGAAAAAATCTTTCAATAGCCTACTTGGAGGCTACATAGCATATACTGTGTAAAGAATCGTAATGAAGTACTGATTACTAGCTACTCGGGCCATACCCTGTTTACCGAAACTGGGCTCTTTTGGACGTCCAAAACAAGTATCACGATTATGGCCTAACCTTTCAATAACACGGGATTATATTTTTACTAGAAATATGACATTGCTctggtttattataaataacctTAGTTTGAAATCACATATTTGCAGGAACTTTCCTTGAGGGGTTTCTGGTTGCAGAATTGGTTGAGCACAGATAAAGCTGAAGAGGGCAGAAGAATGATAGACAGGCTTTTGGGTCTTGTACAAGATGGAAAGTTAAAATACAAGTATGTATTAAAATTTAATTGctcataaaatttaaaatttattacccTTTCTGTTTCTCTCATTCAGTTTACATATTAACGGTCACCCATTTGTGCAGGATGGAATTAACACCCTTTAACGATTTCAATACAGCATTGGATAAAGCTCTAGGGAAACTTGGGAGCCAGCCCAAGCAAGTGATCAAATTCTAAATCGAAACGTGGCATTGGATTTAAGGCTTGTGGTTGATATTACCTAATTCTGCATTCTATCTGGCATTTCTATCCTGCTCTTAAGTACACACTTGTAGGAGCTCTAGGGAAACTTGGGAGCCAGCCCAAGCAAGTGATCAAATTCTAAATCGAAACGCGGCATTGGATTTAAGGCTTGTGGTTGATATTACTTAGTTCTGCATTCTATCTGGCATTTCTATCTTGCTCTTAAGTACACACTTGTAGGAATCTCGTGCGTGTAGTTAGGGATGACAATTGAATTCATATTTAATGGTTACTTCCCGAAAATACTTATGATAGGATTAAAACTCACACTACAAAATATGGGCACAATCACAGATAATTATTACCCCAAAATTATTACTTCATTGAGTTTCATGAGTtgttttttatgttttcataTATACCTAGCCAACATCTCAAGACTACATAAAAGAATTCATATTTCTCAGTATATGTTTCTGATACATAAGACTACATAAAAGAATTCATATTTCTCAGTATATGTTTCTGATACTTAAGACAAGGCAATGGTAGTTTAATGTTTCGATAGTTTTGTTTTTCAATTGGTGGATAAAAAGGAAGGGCGGGTTCTTTTAAAACAAACGCAATAAGAAGGCATTAAATCTATAATCTATAATGCTACAATAACAATTGGTCttaattaaatttaa from Vicia villosa cultivar HV-30 ecotype Madison, WI unplaced genomic scaffold, Vvil1.0 ctg.000004F_1_1_1, whole genome shotgun sequence includes the following:
- the LOC131621443 gene encoding protein MAIN-LIKE 2-like isoform X3; amino-acid sequence: MMLVGSTIFAIFTLVEARYLLLFRDLRVLSSYSWASAALVTLYRHLGDASMFSCKQLGGYPTLLQCWIHEYFPTLGRKGENWRPSDNQGLSRAMRWSYRQGAMKVDEFRPVLDQLAPTDVIWRPFEDHRHHRAFNELSTLYRGFLVWGDLHVPYLPDRCLRQFGYHQYILPAPPADTLSNDDIAVEWIAYYQSVPDVVRDTESVRYPHETVDGYLQWYYRVSHPQVVAPPPRARREVTVPVFDAGPSDPHWAHASTLVHRYLRQVEAEEEDVAYADLFEELSLRGFWLQNWLSTDKAEEGRRMIDRLLGLVQDGKLKYKMELTPFNDFNTALDKALGKLGSQPKQVIKF